In Bogoriella caseilytica, the genomic window CACGGCATCTACCCACCTGACCTGAAACCCGAGCTCAAGCTGGACCTGCTGGACTCCATCGATGCCGCGGTCGACGTGCCGCTCGTGCTTCACGGCGGATCGAACAATCCGGACGAGGAGATCAGGCAGGCGTGCACCCGGGGCATCAACAAGGTGAACATCTCCTCAGACATCAAGGGAGCTTTCTACGACGGCCTGCGCGAGACCCTCCAGGACCGCTCCATCCGGGACCCGCGGATCGTCGTACCTCCGGCCATGGAGTGCGCCCGTGAGCTGGTCCGCCACAAGATCGGCCTGTTCGGGTCGGCCGACACCCTTCAGCACTACGGGCATTGAGCCCGCCCACGATTAGGAGCCCCCATGCTGCTCAACGGCCGTCAACTGCTCGAGGTCGCAGCCCGCGACAACTTCGCCGTCCCGGCGTTCAACATCAGCGACTACTCCATGATGAACGCCGTCTTCGATGCCTGTGAGGAGGCAGACGCCCCGTTCATCCTCGCGATCCACCCCGATGAGATGTCCCACCTCCGACGTTCGGCGATGCCGGCGTTCATCGATCGAGCGCACCGCTCCAGCGTGCCCACGGCGATCCACTGGGACCACGGCGCCAGCTACGAGCAGGCGCTGATGGCCATTCAGTACGGGTTCACGTCGGTCATGATCGATGCCTCGCTCCTTGCCTTCGAGGAGAACATCGCCCTCTCGACGCAGGTGGCGGAGGCGGCGCACGCCGTCGGCGTCTCGGTCGAAGCCGAGCTCGGCACGATCGGCAAGGGGGACTCGTACGGAGAAGCGGGCGCCGATGACATCATTTACACGAACCCGGCCGATGCGGTGCAGTTCGTGGAGCGCACGGGCGTCGACTCGCTCGCGGTGGCGATCGGCACCCGCCACGGCCTGTATCCCGAGAGCCTCACACCGGAGCTCAGGCTCGACCTTCTGGACGAGATCGATGCTGCGGTCTCCGTCCCCCTCGTGCTCCATGGTGGCTCGAACAACCCCGACAGGGAGATCGCTGACGCATGCCGCCGGGGCATCAACAAGGTCAACATCTCCTCGGACATCAAGGTGGCGTACTTCTCTGCCATGCGTGAGGTGCTCAGCGATCCCAGCATGAGAGAGCCCAATGCCATCCAGCCGGCATGCCAGCAGGCCCTGACCGCGGTGGCGATCCACAAGATCGAGCTCTTCGGTGCCGCTGGCCGGGCCTCCAGCTACTGATCCGGAGCGGGCGATGAGTCAGGCGATCCTGCTCGGCATGGGGAGTTGCGTCGATGCCGAGGTCCAGTGGGACGCTGACGCGCTGAGCGAACTGGCCTCTCAGTGGCAGGTCGATGCCGGCATGGGCGTGGAGCACGAACCGGTGATCAGCTCGACTCGAGCGCTGGTCCAGCGGATCGTCGACTGCCTGCGACGGGGTGCGGGCGGTGAGTGGCACGTGGACGACCCGGTGATCCTCACGCAGGTGTCCGCGCACTTTGCCACCAGGGTGTCGCTGGGTGGATCCAATGTGCGTGCGGCCATTGCGCTGGACCGTCTCGGACGGCGGTCCACGGTGCATCTTGCCCACGTCGATGATCAGGTGCGCGAGCTCCTGCCGCGCAGCGTGGAGTACCTCCACCACGAGTCTGCAGCGCCGTCCTATCCCCACCTGATCGTGCAGTACCCGCAGGGCGCGGTCATCGAGATCGGGGGTATGACGCTGACCGCCCCGCGGGCCAACCGCTTGATCTTCGTCCACGATCCCGCCAACTCCGAGCTGAGGGTGGCTCCCGATTTCGGTGAGGCCGCGGCACATGCGCGGTTGATCATGATCTCGGGGTTCAACACGATCGAGTCCGAGGATCTGCTCCGTCGCCGGATCGAGGAACTGATCGAGTACCTGCGCGCTCGCCCGGCAGACGCGATGGTGGTCTACGAGGACGCCGCCTTCCATCATGACGAGAGGCGCGCCGTCATCACCCGGCGACTGGCCGCCGAGGTGGACCTGTGGTCGATGAACGAGGACGAGGTCGCGGCCTACCTCAACATGCCCTTCGATCCGCTCGATGCGACCGCCGTGGATCGGGCAGCGCGCAGCCTCCGCGCCCATCTCGGTGTGCGGACCGTCATCGTGCATAGCGGCGAATGGGCGCTCGCGCACGGTGACGTCAGTGGGCTCACTCCGGCCCTGGAGCTCGGCGTCAAGGCGGCCACGGCACGCTACGTCCACGGCGACCAGTGGAATGTCACCGACTTCCGCAGATTCCCCTGCCCTGGCCCCGAGGACGGTGGCGCTGTGCTGGCTGATCGCATCGAAGCGCTCGGAGGCGGTCACACCGCCGTCGTTCCCGTGCCGCAGGTCCAAGCACAAGACCCCACCACGATCGGGCTCGGCGACACCTTCCTCGGTGGTCTGCTCGCTGGCCTGGCCCTCGCTCGTGACGTGTGACCGGAAGGCAGGCCATGGCTCCCCACTCCTCACCGCGTGACTGGCGGTCGTTCTACAGCGCGCTGGTCGAACAGCAGGCGACCCTCATCGAGAGGGCCGGACCTCTCGTGGCCGGGTTCAGCGCCACCACCGATGCCGTGCACCGGCTCTCAAGTGCCGATCTGCAGCGGCTCATGCTCGGCACGGTCGGTGGGTCGGAGGCGTTCCGGAACGGGATCGCCACGCTGCGGGAGTGGCTCCGGGCTGGGCGGGACGGTGAGCTGTTCATCGACGATGAGTCAGGGGAGGAGCTGCTGGAGCAGCTGGCCGGTCCGCCGGCGCTCCTTCAGTGCGGTGGGACGTCGATCCAGGCCTGCTGGAGCTGGTCCGCCCTGGGGCTTCAGCCCCTTCTCTCGCTGCAGAATCGCAGTGCTCGGCAGCTGGATGCGACACCCCCCGGCGTGCAGGTCCTGGGGCCTTCAGGGCCCGAGCCCGTGCGCCGGGCCGAAGCCGGTGATGACGCTGTGGTGCCCTCCAACCACGTCTTGGAGTTCTCTCGCGGTACGCGCGGTGGCGACGTCACCATCGAACGCTCGAGCAGGATCACCGTGGTCCTGACCAGAAAGCGCCTGCAGATGGACGAACGTTTTCTGCGGGACTCCCCGGCCCATGTCCGCGGTGGCGTGGCGCTGGTGTCCGGCCTCAACGGCCTCGGGCGCGCCCGTGAGGTGGTCCTGCCGATCCTGGCCGAGACGGTCGCCCGGTGGCGTGAAGCCGGTGCACGACTGGTGCATCTTGAGCTCGCTGAGTACTCCCACGGGCAGGAACTCGCCCGCGTGATGGAGATCGTCGGCCCCCACGTGCAGTCCGTGGGGATGAACGGTGACGAACTCAGCCGGCTGGTCGGCCCGGGCACGCCGGCCGAGGCTGCCCATGACTTCGCGCAGGCCCACGATCTGCGCCGGGTGGTCGTCCACTCCGATCGCTGGGCGATGAGTGTGCATCGGGGCGATCCGCGCAGTGAGGAGCGCGCCTTGGCGGCGGGGAGCCTTGCGGCGGCCAATCGAGCGGAATCGGGACAGCCGCGGGGGGTGTGGACTCTTCCGGCCGCAGCGTCCTTCGCTGAGGGCGGCCCTCGATCCGGCAGCCTCGGCAGCGGATATCACGCCACTGTGGTGAGCACGCCCTACCTGTCCGCTCCGCACTCCACCATCGGCCTGGGGGACACCTTCGTCAGCGGTGACCTCCTGGCCCAGGCGAGCCCGGCCTGACGGCCATGACCCCCCGACGTGCTCCAACTCCGTCTCATCAACCCTTGGAGGAACTCCCATGACCATCCCGCAGACTCTGACCGGCCGCCGTGTGATCATCACCGGTGGCGGCGTGGGCATCGGACGTGCCATTGCCGAGCGCTTCGTCGGTGCCGGCGCCACGGTGTCGGTGACGACCCACAGCCGCTCCGCCGAGGAGGTCGTGGCAGAGGCCGCCCGGCAGGGCATCACCCTGCTTGGTGCGCGGCTCGATGTCACCGACAGCGCAGCCGTCACCCGAGTGGTCGATGACCTGGCGGCGCGGATGGGCGGTCTCGACGTCGTGGTGAACAATGCCGGAGGCCTGGTGGCCCGGCATCCGCTGGCCTCAATGAGCGATGAGCACTGGGATGCCGTCTGGAAACTGAATGTGAGTTCGGTCTTCTACGTCTCGCGTGCCGCGCTGCGTCACCTCGGAGAGGGCGGCCGGGTCATCAACATCTCCTCTCTGGCCGGTGCGAACGGGGGCTCGGGCGGTGCGGGCGTCTACGCGACGTCGAAGGCGGCCGTGGACGGGTTCACCCGGACGCTCGCCAAGGAGGTGGCTGCAGCGGGGATCACCGTGAACTCGATCGCCCCCGGCCTGATTCTCGAGACCCCCTTCCACGAGACCTTCACGCCGGTTGCCGATCAGGAGAAGGCGATCGCGGGCATCCCGGTCGGCAGAGCCGGCCTCCCGGCTGATGTGGCCTGCGCGGCGGAGCATCTGGCGCGCAGCGACTCGGGCTTCACGACCGGAGCCGTGCTCGACGTCAACGGCGGTGCCTACTTCTCCTGATCTGGCCGCGGAGCGGCCCCACGGTGGGTGGGTGCTCCCTGATCCGGTGCCGGTCGGGAGGCCCGCCCCGCCTGCACGGCGGGCAACCTGAGTCTGCGCGCCTCGTGGACCGCCCGGGCGAGCGAGGCCCGCACCGGGAGGCTGGGCAACAGCATGGCCTGCACCGCGTGGTAAATGTCGGCCTTGCCGGGGCGGACCCGGGCGTCGGGGCGCAGGGCCTCGTCGAGCTCGTGATGCCACGAGCCGCGCTCGCGGTCGAGGTGGTGCTCGCCGATGTAGCTCCACAGCCGCGCACGCCACTGGGCGTAGCCGGGTTCGCCGGTGCGCTGATGGAGCACGGTCGCGGCCGCCATCGCCTCACATTGCACCCAGTGCAGGCGCTGGCGGATCACCGGCGCGCCATCCCAGCCCACGGTGTAGATCAGGCCGTTCGTGCCGTCCGGGGCCCAGGCCTCGTCGACGGCCCTGGAGAAGAGCGATCGCGCCGCGCCCAGCAGATCGAGACCGGCGCCCGCTCCGCTGGACTCCAGGTGCAGGAGCAGCCGGGCCCACTCGCAAGCATGGCCGGGCGTCGCACCGTAGGGCTTGAAGGGGTCCTCCTTGTGCGCGGAGTTGTGCTCAAGCAGGGGGCGCCACGCCACGTCGTAGTGCTCGGGCAGCCGCCACTCGTGCTGCTCGGCTGCTGGGAGGATCCGGCCAGCGATCTGCGCAGCCCGCTCGGCCCACTGGGCCTCGCCGCTGGCATCGGCGGCTGCCAGCAGTGCCTCGACGCTGTGCATGGCGGCATTGGCGCCCCGGTATCCGGCCGAGGTGGTGAAACCGCGGTCCCACTCCTCGATCGGCATCTGCATCGACTTGTCCCAGAAGTAGCGATCGAAGACGGCGAGAGCCTCCGCGAGAAGCTCCGGGGCGTGCGGCCGGCCGGCGAGGGTGGCCGAGGAAGCTGCCAGGATGACGAAGGCGTGCGGGTAGGCCCACTTGGCCCCGTCCGCCGGTGTTGCCGAATCTGAATCCACCGCGGTGAACCAGCCGCCGTACTCGGCGTCGGCAAAGAGGTCTCGTATCGCTGCGATGCCGTGATCGGCCAGTTCCCCGGCGCCCGGGACATCGAGCATGGCGCCCAGAGAAAAGGAGTGGGTCATGCGGCCGGTGACGTACAGCGGCCGGGGGTGCGCCGGCATCGGCGTCCCCTGGGCGTCCATCCAGCCGAACCCCCCCGCACTCAGCCGCGACCCCGCACCGAAGGTGAGCAGGTGGCTGGCCTCGGCCAGCATCTCATCGGCGCCATGTGCCGTCACGACATCACCCCTCCACCATTGACGAGCAGGGTCTGGCCTGTGATGAAGCTGGCCTCGTCGCTGAGTAGGAAGCGCACGGCGGGCGCCACCTCCTCGGCCCGGCCGAACCTGCCTTGGATCATCCGGGCGGTCTTCCTGGTCTGCCACTCCTCGGAGTAGCGCTCGGTCATCGGTGTGCGCAGAGGCCCAGGTGCCACGGCGTTGCATCGGATCTGCGGTCCGAGATCATGCGCGACCGCGCGGGTGAGGCCGAGGATCCCAGCCTTCGAGGCCGCGTAGGCGCTCAGGCCCGGGCCGCCGGAGTAGGCCAGCTGGGATGCCACCGTCACCACCGCCGGCGCTCTCGCCTGCCGGAGCCACGAGCTGACGGCCGCAATGGTGCGGTAGGTGCCGTCGAGGTTGACGTCCATGGTGCGGCGCCAGATCTCGGCCATGCGTGGTCCGTCGACCGCTTCCTCCGTCATCACGCCGGCATTGGCGACGAGCCCGTCGAGTTGCGGCCAGCGTTGCCGAGCATGGCTCACCGCATCGCGGACTGATTCCTCGGAGGTGACATCGAGCTCGAGCCGGTGCACCTCGGGCCCCTCGTCGATGCTGTCACCGGCACCGGGAAGGTCTGCGGCGAGCACGCGTGCTCCCGCGGACGTCAAGGAGGTGACGATGGCGGCGCCCAGTCCGCCGCCGGCGCCGGTCACGAGAATCACCCGGCCATCGAGGCAAGCGAAGCGATCATCCGATGCGGCTGCGGTGACGGAAGAGCAATCCATCGTTTCATGCTACGGTACAAACTCCCACGAAGCGAGAGAGGCTCCCATAACGTGGAAGTTGAGCGGAACATGCTGACCAAAGGTCTCGATGTGCTCCAGCACTTCGCTGCCCGCCCCCATGGCGATACCGCCAGCGGTGTGGCGCGCGAGCTCGGGCTTCCCCTGAGTACGGCGCACCGGCTGGTGTCCACTCTTGCCAAGCGCGGGTGGCTGACGCGTACCGACATGACCTATCGCATGGGCCTGCAAGCGCTCGGAGCGGCGGGCGCGGTCTTCGAGGGTCGTCGTCTGACCGATCTGCACGGCGCGATCGCCGATCTCTCCGCCCGGCTGCGCGAGACGGTCATCCTGGGAACGCTGACCGGCGAGGAGTTCGTCTACGTGGATGTGGTCCACGGCCCCGGCCTGCTCGGGGTGAAGGGCAGTGTGAGTCAGCGCGGACCGCTGCACTGCACGGCAGTGGGCAAGGGGGTGCTCACGGCCCTGCCGCGCGAGCGACGCGAAGAACTGATGGGCCGCCTGGAGATGCCCCGCTTCACCAAGCGCACCATCACCGACGTCGAGTCCCTCCGGCGCGAGATCGATCGGGGCGTTGAGCGCGGCTACACGCTCGCCGATGAGGAGTACGAGGTGGGGGTCGTCTCCATCGGCACCCCGCTGAGGCTGATCAACGACCCCGATGGTGCCTACGCCATGTGCGTCTCCGTTCCCGCGCAGCGGGCCAATCCGGAACGCCGTGCCGAGTTCAAGGCCGCGCTCGAGGACACGGTGGCGACCATGCAGACCGCCGGAGTCGTTGCGCGATGAGCACGCGCACGCACGCCGAGCTGTCGCCTGTCTCTCTTCCGGCCGGCGCCCATGCAGACGAAGCCCGCCCGCCTGGCCGCTGGGGCCCCAAGCCGGTCGTGAGTCCGGCGGAGGTCGCCGCTCAGCTCCCGGACGACGCCACCGTGCTCGTCGGCGGCTCCGGGGGAGGTCTGCAGGAGCCAGGGGCACTGCTGGAAGCAGTATCCGAACGTTTCCGCGCCGAGAACGCGCCGCGTCGCCTCACCCTCTGGCACTGTTCCGGGGTGGGGGACCGGGAAGAGACCGGAATGAACCTGCTGGCCCACGAAGGTCTCGTCAAGCGGGTCGTCGGTGGTCACTGGGGCATGGGGCCGAAGATGGCCGCCCTGGCCGAGCAGGAACGTATCGAGGCCTACAACCTGCCGCAGGGAGTCATCTCCCAGCTGCTGCGCGAGGTCGGCGGACGTCGCCCCGGATTGGTGACCACCACGGGCCTGGGCACCTTCGTCGACCCGCGTCTCGAGGGCGGCCGCCTGAACGCCGTCACCACCGAGGACCTCGTCGAGGTGGTCGAGCTCGGGGGGAGTGAACACCTCTTCTACCGGGCGCCGCGCTTCGATGTCGCTCTGCTGCGCGCCACCGCTGCGGACGAGTACGGCAACCTCAGCTTCCACGAGGAGGCCGCCCTGCTCGAGGCCTTCTCGGTCGCGCAGGCGGTGCAGGCCTGCGGGGGAAAGGTCCATGTGCAGGTGAAGTACCTCGTGGAGGCGCACTCCTTGCACCCGCACCGCGTCAAGGTCCCCGGCAGCCTGGTGGACACCATCTCCGTGGTGCCCGAGCAGCCGCAGACCGCGCGACAGTACTTCCAGCCAGGCTTCACCGGCCAGAGCCGGGTGCCCATCACCAGCTTGCCCGTCCTGCCCTCCGGTCCCCGGCGCATCGTCGCCGAGCGCGCTGTCGAGGAGATCGCTCCCGGTTCGGTGGTCAACCTCGGGGTGGGTATGCCGGACGGCATCGCCCAGGTCGCTGCTGAGCGCGGCATGCTCCGTGATCTGGCCTTCGCCGTCGAACAGGGGCACATCGGTGGGTCACCGGCCGGTGGTGTCGAGTTCGGCGCGGTCTACAACGCCACGTCTTCCATCGACGCCGGCTACCAGTTCGACTACTTCGACGGAGGCGGACTGGACATCGCCTTCCTCGGCATGGCCGAGGTCGACCGGTTCGGCAACGTCAATGCCAGCCGCCCCCGCGGCACGATCTCCGGGGCAGGCGGTTTCATCAACATCAGCCAGGGCACGCGACGGGTGGTCTTCTGTGGTGCCTTCACCGCCGTGGGCGCGAGCTTCGACGTCGGTGACGGCGTGCTGGCCGTGCGCTCCGAAGGGCGGATCCGCAAGTTCGTACGGGACGTCATTCAGATCACCTTCAGTGCCGAACGTGCCCGCCAGCTGGGTCAGGAGGTTCTCTACATCACCGAACGAGCCGTCTTCCGCCTCGGCGAGGACGGACTGGAACTCATCGAGGTCGCTCCCGGCATCGATGTCCACGCTGAGGTCCTCGACCTCATGGACTTCACTCCGCAGGTCGCCGATCCGGCACTGATGGACCCGCGGTTCTTCCACACCCACCACCGTCACCAGCACGAGTGACCAACGGCTAGAAAGGCCTAGTCAGATGACCATGACAAAGAAGTCTTCCGGAATCGCCCTGGCTGCCAGCGCCACCGCTGCAGCCCTCGTGCTCGCCGCATGCGGCGACAGCAATGGCACCGACAACGGCAACGGCACCGGCAACGGCGGCGACGCCGGAGGCGGCGGCGTCGAACACACGCTCATCGCCGGACACCAGCTCGCCGTGGACACCCCCTTCGACGCCGGCATGAACCGCTTTGCCGAACTGGTCGAGGAGAAGACCGAGGGCCGGGTGGTCGTGGAGGTCCATCCGAACGCCGCCCTCGGCAACGAGCCGGAGATGTTCCAGGGACTGCAGAGCGGTTCGATCGACGTCGGGATCTTCGCGCCCGGCTCCATCGGGGAGTTCGCCCCGGAGATGAGTCTGCTGTCCGTGCCCTTCCTGATCATTGACCGCGACCAGCGCGACACCGTCATCGCGGGCGAGATCGGCCAGGAGCTGGCCGACGCCCTCTTGGAATCCACCGGCACCCTCCCCCTGACCTACTTCGGGGGCAGCTACCGCCAGATGTTCTTCACCGACCCGGCCGATTCGTGGGACGACGTCCAAGGGCGTCTCTTCCGGGTGCAGCCCTCCGACATCCTGGTGGATTCCTACGCCGCCGTCGGTCTGGACCCCACCGCCGTGGCGTACACCGAGCTGTACAACGCACTGCAACAGGGAGTCGTCGACGGCGCCGAGAACGAGTCGGTCTTCATCGACAGCCAGAACTTCTTCGAGCCGGCGCCCAACCTGTTGCAGACCAACCACGAGGTCACCATCCGGCCGCTACTCATCTCCGAGGCCAGCCTCGACTCCCTGGGTGAGGAGCTCGCCGGACTCGTGCGTGAGGCAGCCGAGGAGACTGGGGAGTACCAGCGCGCTCTGGAGGCTGACGAGGACGACGCCATGTTCATCGAACTCGGCGAACGCGACGGCGTCACCATCACCGAGATCGACACGGCTCCGCTCATCGAGCAGATCCAGCCCGTCTGGTTCGACTACGCCGAGCAGTGGGAGGTCGAGCACCTCTTGGAGCAGATCATCGAGCTGCGGCCCGAGAGCTGAGAGATGAAGCGCCTCGTCGACCACCTCTACCGGGTGGTGGTCATCCTGTGCGCCGTGGCTCTGGCGGCCACCGTGGCCATGGTGGCCTTCCAGATCCTCGGCCGCTATCTGCCCTTTGTTCAGCGCGCGCTGTGGACCGAGGAACTGTCCCGCATGGGCCTGGTGTGGCTGGTCTTCCTCGGCGCAGCCGCCGGGGTGCGGACCTCGGACCACTTCCTCATCGATCTCATTCCCCGGCGGCTGGGTCCGCAGCTCAAGCGGGTGCTGGCCACGCTGGGACTGGCGCTGGTGGCGGCAGTCGCCGTGGCGCTGCTCGTGGGCTCGATCCCCTTCGTCCAGACCGGCACCGGCCGCACCTCGACCACGTCGGGCATGTCGTTGGTGTACACCTACCTGGCTCCCGCCGTCTCGGCCGTCCTGATGCTCGTCTTCACCATCCAGGTGTGGTGGGAAGCCATGCAGGATCCCGAGAACAAGGGCTTGCAGCTTCGGGGCACGGAGATGGCTGAGCAGGTCGAGCTCGATGACCTGGGTCTCGGCGATGTGCCCCCTGCGGGGGGTGAGGGTCCATGGGTGCGCTGACCGTCCTCATCGCGATCGTCCTGATCTTCCTACTGGCGAGTTCGCTCCGGGTCCCGGTGGCCTTCGGGTTGATCCTGGCGTGCCTGCCCTTCGTCTTCCTCCATCAGCGGTTGAGCCTGGAGGTCTTCGTCCAACGAATGTATGCGGGTCTGGACTCCTTCGTTCTGCTGGCCGTGCCCTTCTTCATCCTGGCGGCCACCATCATGATCGCCTCCGGGGTGACCGATCGGCTGATCGACTTGGCGCGCATGCTCGTCGGCTGGATCCGCGGCGGACTCGGCATCGTCAATGTCGGAACCTCCATTGGGTTCTCCGGAATGTCGGGTTCCTCCACCGCCGACGTGGCCGGCACGGGCTCGGTGCTGATCCCGCAGATGGTCAAGCGGGGGTACCCGGCCGGCTTCGCCGTCGGCATCACCGCCGCCTCGGCGGTGATCAGCACCGTGATCCCGCCGAGCATCCAGCTGATCGTGTGGGGCTCGCTCACCAACACCTCGATCGGTGCCCTCTTCCTGGGCGGCATCGTGCCGGGGCTGATGATCGGCGTCGGTCTGATGGTCGCTGCCTACGTGGTGGCGAGGCGGAACGGGTACCCGCGGGAGAAGTCCTTCAACCTGCGCGCCGCCGCCGTCGCCTTCGTGCGAGCGCTTCCGCCGCTGGGCATCGTGGTGATCGTCCTGGGTGGCTTCCGGCTGGGATGGGTCACCGCCACCGAGGCTGCGCTGCTCGCCGTGGCCTACGCCCTGTTCCTGGCGCTGGTGGTCTACCGCACCGTCTCGCTCCGGCAGCTGGGTGGGGTGTTCGTCTCCGCCTCGAAGATGACGTCACTGGCGCTCTTCGCGCTCGCTGCCGCGTCAGTCCTCGCCTACGTGCTCACGCTCTACCAGGTGCCGCAGCTCTTCCGCGGCATGGTCGACGTGGTCCCGGGATGGGCCCTGCTCGGGGTGATCGTGCTGATCCTCTTCGTGATCGGGCTCTTCATGGATGCCCTGCCGGCCATGGCGATCATGATCCCGGTGCTCGGCCCGGCTGTGGTGGCTGCGGGGATCGATCCTGTGCACTACGGGATCATCGCTGTGATGACCCTGGCCCTGGGCTTGATCACCCCGCCGGTCGGCCTGTGTCTCCTGGTGGCCTCCTCCATCGGGAAGATCTCTGTGGTCCAAGCCATCAGACCACTCATGCCGTTCTTCCTCGTGCTGCTGATCGTGATCGCGCTCTGTGCGGCCTTCCCGCAGATCGTGCTCTTCCTCCCCGAATTGCTGGGCTGACATGACTGAGGAACCTCTCCCCTCCGATGCCGATGCGGCCGACGGCGCCTCCGAGCTGCTCCTGACCACAATCGACGGACCGGTGGGCTGGCTGACCCTGCAGCGCGAGGGCAAGCTCAATGCGCTCAGTCGAGAACTGCTGCTCGCGCTCGAGGCCGCTCTCACCGACCTCGAGTCCGATCCTGCTGTTCGCGTGGTGGTCCTCACCGGCGCCGGCACACGTGCCTTCAGTGCGGGTGCCGACCTCAAGGAGGTCAAGGGCACCGAGCCTGCTGCCTTCCTTGCGGCGAACCTGATCGGGCATCGTGTCTTCGACCGTGTCCGGCACAGCCCTCTCCCGGTGATCGCGGCGATCAACGGCCTTGCTGCCGGTGGAGGACTCGAACTGGCTCTCGCCTGTGATCTCCGGTTGGCCGTCACCGACGCGCGGCTCGGGTTGCCGGAGGTCACTGTTGGGGTGGTGCCTGGCTGGGGCGGAACCTGGCGTTTGGCCGAGGCGGTGGGGGCAGCGCGTGCCCGCGAGCTGATCCTCACCGGTGAGCTGATCGAGGCCGACGCGGCGGCGCGCCTCGGTCTCGTGAGCGATGTGCTTCCCGACGGGGAGGCGCTGCGCCGGCGTGCCCAGGGGCTCGGTGAGCGGATGGCCGGGCACAGTGCCGAGGCGCTCGCCCGCGCCAAGGTGCTACTCGGGGCCGGGGAGAACCCGGCCGCACTGCACGCCACCGCCGAGTCCGGCTCGGTGGCCGCCTTGCTCGGCACCACCTCCTTTGCCCACGCCACACGCCGTTTCTGACCATCGATCCCGAACTTCCGCACCCCACCTCTGCGTCCGGACTGTGTTCCCGGCAGGCTGTGTGTCATCCTGTCGGTAAGCGCTTTCTGGAACCAGACCTGATCCCAAGGAGAACCGAAGGATGCTGTCACCGCAGGACACGGACGTCCTCGCCGACCTGGACCGCTGGCGCGCGCAACGCTTCCCGCACTGGGGGGAGGATTTCTTCCCCGGCGCCCTCCCCGAACTGGCCGAGATCGGCCTGCAATCGCTGCTGGTGCGTGAGGGGAAGCTCGACCTGAGCCGGGGGCGGCTGGCACATGAGACGAGCGAGCGCCTGGCCGCCACCTTGCCGGCCCTGGCCATCAGCACCTCGGTGGCGCGGCTGCATGCCTACCTGTTGCTGAAGTACGCCCAGCCCGCAGTGCGCGACCGCTATCTCGCGGACACGCTGGCCGCCCGCGTCTTCGGCGGATTCGCCATGACCGAGCCGGGTGCCGGCACCGATGTGCGGGCGATGCAGACCGTGGCGGTACGCGACGGCGACCACTACGTGCTGACCGGCGCGAAGTGCTGGATCGGCCTCGCCCCGGTGAGTGACTACGTGATCGTGCTGGCCAAGGAGGGGCATGACGGCCGTGACGCCCCCACGATCGCACTCGTGGTGGATATGGACTCAGCCGGCGCGACCGGCGAGCCTGGTCCGCAGCTCTCTGGTGTGATCGGCATGCCGAACGGCACTCTGACCTTGACCGGAGTGCGGGTGCCGCAGGAGCACGCCCTGACCTGTGAGGGCTTCCGCGGCATGATGGACGGGCTCAACCTGGCCCGGATCGAAGCGGCGTCCTATTCCTGCGGCATCCTGCACCGCGCCCTGGAGCTTGCCACTGAGCGCGCCTCCTCTCGG contains:
- a CDS encoding acyl-CoA dehydrogenase family protein produces the protein MLSPQDTDVLADLDRWRAQRFPHWGEDFFPGALPELAEIGLQSLLVREGKLDLSRGRLAHETSERLAATLPALAISTSVARLHAYLLLKYAQPAVRDRYLADTLAARVFGGFAMTEPGAGTDVRAMQTVAVRDGDHYVLTGAKCWIGLAPVSDYVIVLAKEGHDGRDAPTIALVVDMDSAGATGEPGPQLSGVIGMPNGTLTLTGVRVPQEHALTCEGFRGMMDGLNLARIEAASYSCGILHRALELATERASSRIAFGQPLSGLPSIQAKLGRMWTDYRAARELTLAAVDSFQVEGGDRDLISMAKLFASDACRRHTDEAMQIFGAAGLAADGEVLRLHNAAKVMQIFDGTSEIHETMLGRRAAQGAFA